In the Actinomycetota bacterium genome, one interval contains:
- a CDS encoding FtsK/SpoIIIE domain-containing protein, protein MEQTETRTTIELVVRCPGGVERNVAIELPREARVSQLATALARHLGLDDGGPLFLLRQSRWLEPDAAVADVRLVRGDVLSIGEAPEPAPDIPPLEGLELVAVGGPSIGSRWSLTGDRVVIGRSRDCDITVDDPAMSRVHLQVDLDGSAVRVTDRGSTNGTFIEGIPLAPGRLVTADDVVEAGSSLLKIQPASTGARSRDAGADGSIRFNRPPRVRPAPSGEAFVIPAPPTAAERPRLPLAAAAVPLLIALVLWRMFPDNPALLLIMALSPVLAVASYLEDRRRGSRHLGRQQTEWRAQLDQVINRLEQTRMEAARRLQASAPGASDLERRAEHVESSLWERRPQDDDFMLMRVGWGDRSWSPNLQREAGGSEALREEVEQRAAQALVLPSVPLTVSLRSPTVTGICGDRPAVDALTRWWLVQIATLHSPEDVSVVEVFGHDESASWMWSRWFPHARAQADSAATPLEQVVSAINSGRDRPSSLDTAGTTNTVVVIRGDAEAPASSLTRLLREGPAVGISVVWLGARPEDLPGECASIVEVASASGNVMVTFTDGAQQESGAAEGLDEPTARRVALALAPVREGRAAKRDSALAERLSLFDALQVEQPTADWVQQRWGSAAGGLPVTIGRDREGPVSLDLVADGPHALVAGTTGSGKSELLQTWVAALAAATPPDRLNLLLIDYKGGAAFKDLQRIPHTVGMVTDLDAHLAERALVSLNAELKRRERVLRDAGARDVAELEQGDAANAPPRLLLVIDEFATLVKELPAFVDGVVDLAQRGRSLGIHLVLATQRPAGVISDAVRANTNLRISLRVADEAESHDVVGVPDAAFISRRTPGRAYVRRGHAEVEEIQTAFGGSAATGAARAVEVRDLWVDEPPPVASDAHETQIQRVVDAVVAAGEAAGLRRASSPWLPPLPPVLDLADVATQEGGAVFGLLDEPHLQRQRPAVISLEEDGGCVIYGAAGSGKTTLLLTIGASFVSAQGAPGVVVYGLDFGGGALRALNELPNCGDVVSGDDQERVERLLFMIRAEVEHRRRLFAQTGVSNLAELVRSGREAPPRILVMLDEYGAFAAAFETVNLGEMIDLLPRLVSEGRSVGVHFAMTAARRASVPSALAASFGKKIVLRMGDPDDYIALGLDRRNLRGHTWGPGRGFIDGIEFQAATVGPDPAPEKVARALAALGEAARDVNLPRPPRVRLLPSSISIGELPRASEPWTATVGARETDLAEAHVELTEGHLLVAGPYRSGRSTALATMTAGVRTSTPEVALWLFAPRRTPLVELDLWARVARGGDACQEAVEELAMQLNAGEGGPLLVVIDDAEELAEGSASYALEPVVKKARDATVRFMVAAEARSLHRLFGGWLSEIRKDKRGILLDPDIDLDGDLFGTRLPRRQKRSFPPGRGYLVSRSALELVQVARIEGSGS, encoded by the coding sequence GTGGAGCAGACCGAGACCAGGACCACGATCGAGCTGGTCGTTCGATGTCCCGGGGGTGTCGAGCGCAACGTTGCGATCGAGCTGCCGAGAGAGGCGCGCGTGTCGCAGCTGGCCACGGCTCTGGCGCGTCATCTCGGCCTCGACGACGGCGGTCCGCTCTTCCTCCTGAGACAGAGCCGCTGGCTCGAGCCGGACGCCGCCGTCGCCGACGTCCGCCTGGTGCGAGGAGACGTCCTTTCGATCGGCGAGGCGCCGGAGCCGGCACCAGACATCCCGCCGCTAGAGGGGCTCGAGCTGGTCGCTGTAGGTGGGCCGAGCATCGGGTCCCGCTGGAGCCTTACCGGCGATCGTGTCGTCATCGGAAGAAGCCGCGACTGCGACATCACCGTCGATGACCCGGCGATGTCGCGGGTGCATCTGCAGGTCGACCTCGACGGCTCCGCGGTCCGCGTGACCGACCGCGGCTCGACGAACGGGACGTTCATCGAGGGGATCCCCCTCGCGCCGGGGCGTCTCGTCACCGCAGACGACGTCGTGGAGGCAGGCTCGTCGCTGTTGAAGATCCAGCCCGCTTCCACAGGAGCCAGGTCACGAGATGCCGGCGCGGACGGATCCATCCGCTTCAACCGCCCGCCGCGAGTCCGCCCGGCCCCCAGTGGCGAGGCCTTCGTGATCCCGGCGCCCCCCACCGCGGCGGAGCGACCTCGCCTACCGCTAGCCGCCGCCGCAGTCCCCCTGCTGATCGCACTCGTCTTGTGGCGGATGTTCCCGGACAACCCGGCGTTGCTTTTGATCATGGCGCTGTCGCCGGTGCTCGCGGTCGCGTCGTATCTGGAAGACCGCCGCCGCGGCTCGAGGCACCTCGGCAGACAGCAGACGGAATGGCGCGCCCAACTCGATCAGGTCATCAACCGGTTGGAGCAGACTCGCATGGAGGCGGCGCGACGTCTCCAGGCCTCGGCCCCCGGCGCCTCCGACCTCGAAAGACGAGCCGAACACGTCGAATCCTCGCTGTGGGAACGGCGCCCGCAGGACGACGATTTCATGTTGATGCGCGTGGGGTGGGGCGATCGGAGCTGGTCGCCCAACCTGCAACGCGAGGCGGGAGGATCCGAAGCGCTGCGGGAGGAGGTGGAGCAACGCGCCGCTCAGGCGCTGGTGTTGCCCTCGGTCCCGCTCACTGTGTCGCTGCGCTCGCCCACCGTCACCGGGATCTGCGGCGACCGTCCTGCGGTCGATGCGCTGACCCGGTGGTGGTTAGTCCAGATCGCGACACTGCACAGCCCAGAGGACGTCTCGGTCGTGGAGGTGTTCGGCCATGACGAAAGCGCATCGTGGATGTGGTCCCGGTGGTTCCCACACGCCCGCGCACAGGCGGATTCCGCTGCGACCCCGCTAGAACAAGTCGTAAGCGCCATCAACAGTGGGCGAGATCGCCCGAGCTCTCTGGACACTGCAGGCACCACCAACACGGTCGTCGTCATCCGCGGGGACGCGGAGGCGCCTGCGTCTTCGCTGACGAGGCTCCTTCGGGAGGGGCCCGCGGTCGGGATATCGGTCGTCTGGCTCGGCGCGCGTCCCGAAGACCTGCCCGGTGAATGCGCGTCGATCGTCGAGGTCGCCTCTGCCAGCGGTAACGTGATGGTGACTTTCACCGACGGGGCCCAGCAGGAAAGTGGAGCGGCAGAGGGACTCGACGAACCAACTGCGAGACGTGTGGCCCTTGCTCTCGCCCCGGTGCGAGAAGGCCGCGCTGCAAAAAGAGACAGCGCCCTCGCCGAGAGGTTGTCGCTGTTCGATGCCTTGCAGGTCGAGCAGCCCACCGCGGACTGGGTACAGCAGCGCTGGGGGTCGGCGGCGGGAGGTCTACCCGTCACGATCGGGCGGGATCGCGAAGGACCGGTCTCACTTGACCTAGTGGCTGATGGTCCACACGCGCTCGTCGCCGGCACCACCGGGTCCGGCAAGAGCGAGCTTCTCCAGACATGGGTAGCAGCGCTCGCGGCCGCTACTCCACCCGACCGGTTGAACCTCCTCTTGATCGACTACAAGGGCGGCGCCGCTTTCAAAGACCTGCAGCGGATCCCGCACACGGTCGGCATGGTGACCGATCTAGACGCTCACCTCGCGGAGCGTGCTCTGGTGTCCTTGAACGCGGAGCTGAAACGTCGCGAGCGGGTGCTGCGCGACGCGGGCGCGCGTGACGTGGCCGAACTGGAACAAGGAGATGCGGCGAACGCGCCGCCGCGCCTCCTCTTGGTGATCGACGAGTTCGCCACGCTGGTGAAAGAGCTTCCGGCGTTCGTCGACGGCGTCGTCGACCTAGCCCAGAGGGGCCGCAGCCTGGGCATCCATCTGGTTTTGGCCACGCAGCGGCCGGCCGGCGTGATAAGCGATGCCGTTCGTGCGAATACGAACCTGCGCATCTCGCTGAGAGTGGCGGACGAGGCCGAGAGCCACGACGTCGTCGGCGTTCCGGACGCCGCCTTCATCTCGCGCAGGACGCCCGGCCGCGCGTACGTGCGGCGGGGTCATGCAGAGGTCGAGGAGATCCAGACCGCGTTCGGTGGAAGCGCGGCTACCGGGGCAGCCCGCGCCGTGGAGGTGCGTGACCTGTGGGTGGATGAACCGCCCCCCGTCGCGAGCGACGCGCACGAGACGCAGATCCAGAGGGTCGTGGACGCGGTGGTCGCAGCCGGGGAGGCGGCCGGCTTGCGCCGAGCGAGCTCACCGTGGCTCCCGCCCCTTCCGCCGGTCCTCGATCTCGCGGATGTCGCGACGCAGGAGGGCGGTGCGGTGTTCGGGCTCCTCGACGAACCGCATCTCCAGCGACAGCGGCCCGCGGTGATCTCGCTAGAAGAGGACGGCGGCTGCGTGATCTATGGCGCCGCGGGGTCCGGCAAGACCACGCTGCTCCTGACGATCGGAGCCTCCTTCGTATCCGCGCAGGGCGCACCCGGCGTCGTGGTGTATGGCCTCGATTTCGGCGGCGGAGCTCTCCGCGCCCTGAACGAGCTTCCCAACTGCGGCGACGTCGTCAGCGGAGACGACCAGGAAAGGGTCGAGCGGCTGCTCTTCATGATCCGCGCCGAGGTGGAGCACCGCAGACGCCTCTTCGCCCAAACCGGCGTGTCGAATCTGGCCGAGCTCGTGCGCAGTGGCCGCGAGGCGCCTCCTCGGATCCTGGTCATGCTGGACGAGTACGGCGCGTTCGCCGCGGCGTTCGAGACGGTCAACCTCGGGGAGATGATCGACCTGCTCCCGCGGCTCGTGTCGGAGGGCCGCTCGGTCGGCGTGCACTTCGCGATGACGGCGGCTCGCCGCGCTTCGGTCCCGTCTGCCCTTGCCGCTTCGTTCGGAAAGAAGATCGTGCTTCGGATGGGAGACCCAGACGACTACATCGCGCTGGGTCTCGACCGACGCAACCTGCGCGGCCACACATGGGGGCCGGGCCGCGGGTTCATAGACGGGATCGAGTTCCAGGCGGCGACGGTCGGTCCAGATCCCGCGCCCGAGAAAGTCGCTCGCGCTCTCGCCGCACTCGGTGAAGCGGCCCGCGACGTGAACCTTCCACGACCGCCTCGCGTCAGGCTGCTCCCCTCATCGATCTCCATCGGCGAGTTGCCACGCGCCTCGGAACCTTGGACCGCTACGGTCGGGGCCAGAGAGACAGACCTCGCCGAAGCGCACGTGGAGTTGACCGAGGGGCACCTACTCGTCGCGGGTCCTTACCGCAGCGGTCGCTCCACCGCGCTCGCAACCATGACCGCCGGCGTCCGCACCTCGACACCTGAAGTCGCGCTGTGGCTGTTCGCCCCCCGCCGGACACCGCTGGTGGAGCTCGATCTGTGGGCTCGGGTCGCGCGCGGCGGGGATGCATGTCAAGAGGCCGTCGAAGAGCTGGCGATGCAGTTGAACGCGGGCGAGGGAGGCCCCCTGCTCGTGGTGATCGACGACGCGGAGGAGCTAGCCGAGGGCTCAGCCAGCTACGCGTTGGAGCCTGTGGTGAAAAAAGCGCGCGATGCGACCGTTCGGTTCATGGTCGCGGCCGAAGCCCGCTCGCTCCATCGGTTGTTCGGCGGGTGGCTCAGCGAGATCCGGAAGGACAAACGTGGCATCCTGCTCGACCCCGACATCGATCTCGACGGGGACCTATTCGGGACCAGGCTGCCGCGCCGGCAGAAGAGGTCGTTCCCGCCCGGTCGCGGCTACCTCGTGTCCCGCAGCGCCTTGGAGCTAGTTCAGGTAGCCAGGATCGAAGGCAGCGGGAGCTAG
- a CDS encoding WXG100 family type VII secretion target gives MSTIGGELGQLQSLKANFDRQTQSVQELTASVRGELNNTWWKGPAADRFREAWAGEFEPALRKLQAALQEAGVEVARRREALIQAGS, from the coding sequence ATGTCCACGATCGGTGGAGAGCTTGGTCAGCTGCAGTCGTTGAAGGCGAACTTCGACCGCCAGACGCAGTCGGTCCAGGAGCTGACGGCGTCCGTGCGGGGCGAGCTGAACAACACCTGGTGGAAAGGCCCCGCGGCCGACCGGTTCCGCGAGGCGTGGGCGGGCGAGTTCGAGCCTGCGTTGCGCAAGTTGCAGGCAGCCTTGCAAGAGGCCGGTGTCGAGGTCGCTCGCAGGCGAGAGGCCTTGATCCAAGCGGGCTCCTAG